One window of the Staphylococcus equorum genome contains the following:
- the cdd gene encoding cytidine deaminase, translating to MAYQPHYFKEVRNAQANSYSPYSNFKVGAYLRTKDGKVYHGANVENAAYSMAICAERSSLVAAISDGYKPGDFESITVTVDADAPSSPCGECRQVLKELCDDDMPVYMTNHKGDMIESTVNDLLPLGFSGKDLN from the coding sequence TCAACCACACTATTTTAAAGAAGTAAGAAATGCTCAAGCCAATTCATATTCACCATATAGTAATTTTAAAGTTGGTGCATATTTAAGAACGAAAGACGGTAAAGTTTATCATGGAGCAAATGTTGAAAACGCAGCATACTCAATGGCTATTTGTGCAGAGAGATCAAGTTTGGTTGCTGCAATATCAGATGGTTATAAACCAGGTGATTTTGAATCAATTACAGTTACTGTTGATGCAGATGCGCCATCTTCACCCTGTGGCGAATGTCGTCAGGTGTTAAAAGAACTATGCGATGATGATATGCCAGTATATATGACTAATCATAAGGGCGATATGATAGAATCAACCGTAAATGACTTATTACCATTAGGATTTTCTGGAAAGGATTTAAATTAA
- a CDS encoding glycine--tRNA ligase encodes MTKDMETIVSLAKHRGFVFPGSDIYGGLSNTWDYGPLGVELKNNIKKAWWQKFITQSPYNVGIDAAILMNPKTWEASGHLGNFNDPMIDNKDSKIRYRADKIIEDHMANVKGDENFVADGLSFDEMKRIIDEEGIVCSVSGTANWTDIRQFNLMFKTFQGVTESSTNEIFLRPETAQGIFVNYKNVQRTMRKKLPFGIGQVGKSFRNEITPGNFIFRTREFEQMELEFFCKPGEEIEWYNYWKTFASQWLKDLNLSEEATRLRDHDADELSHYSNATTDIEYRFPFGWGELWGIASRTDFDLKQHSEHSGEDFQYHDQESGEKYIPYCIEPSLGADRVTLAFLCDAYNEEGVEGSKDSRTVLHFHPALAPYKAAILPLSKKLSGEAIKIFEELSANFAIDFDESQSIGKRYRRQDEIGTPYCITFDFDSLEDQQVTVRDRDSMEQVRMPISELEAFLTEKVKF; translated from the coding sequence ATGACAAAAGATATGGAAACAATTGTCTCATTAGCGAAACATAGAGGTTTCGTATTCCCTGGTAGCGATATTTATGGTGGTTTATCAAATACATGGGATTACGGTCCACTTGGTGTAGAATTAAAAAATAATATTAAAAAAGCTTGGTGGCAAAAATTCATTACTCAATCACCCTATAACGTTGGTATTGATGCAGCTATTTTAATGAATCCAAAAACTTGGGAAGCTTCAGGTCACTTAGGTAACTTTAATGATCCTATGATTGATAACAAAGACAGCAAGATTCGTTATCGTGCTGACAAAATTATTGAAGATCACATGGCAAATGTTAAAGGCGATGAAAACTTTGTAGCTGATGGCTTAAGTTTTGACGAAATGAAACGCATTATCGATGAAGAAGGTATTGTTTGTTCTGTAAGTGGTACAGCCAATTGGACTGATATTCGTCAATTTAACTTGATGTTCAAAACGTTCCAAGGTGTAACAGAAAGTTCTACAAATGAAATTTTCCTACGTCCAGAAACTGCACAAGGTATTTTCGTTAACTATAAAAATGTACAACGTACAATGCGTAAGAAATTACCATTTGGTATTGGCCAAGTTGGTAAATCATTCCGTAACGAAATCACACCTGGTAACTTCATTTTCAGAACACGTGAATTTGAACAAATGGAATTAGAATTCTTCTGTAAGCCTGGTGAAGAAATTGAATGGTATAACTACTGGAAAACATTTGCAAGTCAATGGTTAAAAGATTTAAACTTAAGCGAAGAAGCTACACGTTTACGTGATCATGACGCAGATGAATTATCTCACTATTCTAATGCTACAACAGATATTGAATATCGTTTCCCATTTGGTTGGGGTGAATTATGGGGAATTGCAAGTCGTACAGACTTCGACTTGAAACAACACAGTGAACATTCAGGTGAAGATTTCCAATACCACGATCAAGAATCAGGCGAAAAATATATTCCATATTGTATCGAACCTTCATTAGGTGCTGACCGTGTTACATTAGCTTTCTTATGTGATGCATACAACGAGGAAGGCGTTGAAGGAAGTAAAGATTCTAGAACTGTACTACACTTCCACCCTGCTCTAGCGCCATATAAAGCGGCTATCTTACCTTTAAGCAAAAAATTATCTGGCGAAGCTATCAAAATATTTGAAGAACTAAGTGCTAACTTTGCAATAGATTTCGACGAATCACAATCTATTGGTAAACGTTACCGTCGTCAAGATGAAATCGGCACACCTTATTGTATTACATTTGACTTTGATTCATTAGAAGATCAACAAGTTACAGTACGTGACCGTGATTCAATGGAACAAGTACGTATGCCAATTTCAGAACTAGAAGCATTTTTAACTGAAAAAGTAAAATTCTAA
- the dnaG gene encoding DNA primase — MRIEQSTINEIKDKTDILDLVSEYVKLEKRGRNYIGLCPFHDEKTPSFTVSEDKQICHCFGCKKGGNVFQFTQEIKDISFTEAVKELGERVNIEVETDQSASGQDDTHQVASEDLQMIEMHELMQEYYHYALKKTVEGEAALTYLKERGFTDALIDARKIGYAPKNSHFCHDFLQKKGYDIQLAYEAGLLSRNEENFSYYDRFRDRVMFPLMNAQGRTVGYSGRTYTNQEPKYLNSPETPIFQKRRLLYNVDKARKSIRKNDEIILLEGFMDVIKVDQAGIKQVVASMGTQISQEHIAFIKKLTSNVTLMFDGDFAGSEATLKSGQALLEQGFNVFVVQLPKDMDPDEYIGKHGADAFNYYVEHEKKSYILYKVHIHQDEIDNNDLSYERYLKEITNDISLMKSSILRKKILQEVSELFKVSLDSLNNEVGHQQDYYQPQSYQLPTVPQFNNLNKNEKAERALLKHFMNDKDTFLNYHKLLQVEDFTNEYFKRIFNVLHQFYSEHDTFNISDVLQYIDSNEIKEAFISLDNYMINEEPFEYEIDDYVNTLTSNRNEETIESLNHKLREASRLGDLELQKYYLEKIVNHNKNRMN, encoded by the coding sequence TTGCGAATAGAACAATCCACAATAAATGAAATAAAAGATAAGACTGACATACTCGACTTAGTTAGCGAGTATGTCAAATTAGAAAAAAGGGGACGCAATTACATTGGTTTGTGTCCTTTTCATGATGAAAAAACACCGTCATTTACAGTGTCAGAAGATAAACAAATTTGTCATTGCTTTGGTTGTAAAAAAGGTGGTAATGTTTTTCAGTTTACTCAAGAAATAAAAGATATATCTTTTACAGAAGCAGTAAAAGAATTAGGTGAACGTGTAAATATTGAAGTTGAAACTGACCAAAGTGCTTCAGGGCAAGATGATACACACCAAGTCGCATCTGAAGATTTGCAAATGATTGAAATGCATGAACTTATGCAAGAATATTATCACTATGCACTGAAGAAAACAGTTGAAGGTGAAGCAGCTTTAACTTATTTAAAAGAACGTGGCTTTACAGATGCATTAATTGATGCCAGAAAAATTGGTTATGCACCAAAGAATTCTCATTTTTGCCATGATTTTTTACAAAAGAAAGGGTACGACATTCAATTAGCCTATGAAGCGGGTTTATTGTCAAGAAATGAAGAGAACTTTAGTTACTATGATCGCTTTCGAGATCGAGTTATGTTTCCACTGATGAACGCTCAAGGTAGAACTGTAGGGTATTCCGGTAGAACATATACAAATCAAGAGCCCAAATATCTTAATAGTCCTGAAACGCCCATCTTCCAGAAACGAAGATTGTTATACAATGTTGATAAGGCGCGAAAATCGATAAGAAAAAATGATGAAATTATATTATTAGAAGGATTTATGGATGTCATTAAAGTTGATCAAGCTGGAATCAAACAAGTCGTTGCCAGCATGGGTACACAAATTTCACAAGAACATATTGCCTTCATCAAGAAACTCACATCTAATGTAACTTTAATGTTTGATGGTGACTTTGCAGGTAGTGAAGCAACATTAAAATCAGGTCAAGCATTATTGGAACAAGGATTTAATGTATTTGTGGTCCAACTCCCAAAAGATATGGATCCAGATGAATATATTGGTAAACACGGCGCCGATGCATTTAACTATTATGTAGAACATGAAAAGAAATCATATATTTTATATAAAGTGCATATACATCAAGATGAAATAGACAATAATGATTTATCTTATGAAAGATATTTAAAAGAGATAACGAATGATATATCACTCATGAAGTCATCAATACTTCGTAAAAAGATATTGCAAGAAGTATCGGAATTGTTTAAAGTTAGCTTGGATAGTCTAAATAATGAAGTAGGACACCAACAAGATTATTATCAACCTCAATCCTATCAATTACCAACAGTCCCACAATTTAATAACTTAAACAAAAACGAAAAAGCAGAACGTGCTTTATTAAAACATTTTATGAATGATAAAGACACTTTCTTGAATTATCACAAATTACTTCAAGTAGAAGACTTTACAAATGAGTATTTTAAGCGTATATTTAATGTTTTACACCAGTTTTACTCTGAGCATGATACATTTAATATTAGTGACGTTTTACAGTACATTGATTCCAATGAAATTAAGGAAGCATTTATATCATTAGATAACTATATGATAAATGAAGAACCATTTGAATATGAAATTGATGACTATGTAAATACACTAACATCTAATAGAAATGAAGAAACGATAGAATCGCTTAATCATAAGCTACGGGAGGCTTCGAGGTTAGGTGATTTAGAATTGCAAAAATATTATTTAGAAAAAATTGTAAATCATAATAAAAATAGGATGAATTAA
- a CDS encoding pyruvate, water dikinase regulatory protein, translated as MENIKIIVASDSVGETAELVARACISQFNPNQCDSEINRYPYIEALENVDEVIQVAKDTEAIVVYTLVKPEIRKYMEAKIKEYEIKSVDIMGPLMNILLDKIDEQPYFEPGLVHQLDEAYFKKIDAIEFAVKYDDGKDPKGLSKADIVLLGISRTSKTPLSQYLAHKSYKVMNIPIVPEVTPPDDLFSVDPSKCIALKISEEKLNRIRKERLKQLGLGDSARYATEQRIEEELNYFHELVDKIGCPVIDVSDKAIEETANDIISIIEQNSFKNQ; from the coding sequence ATGGAAAATATAAAAATTATAGTCGCATCAGACTCGGTAGGAGAAACAGCCGAACTTGTTGCAAGAGCATGTATTTCACAATTTAATCCAAATCAATGCGATAGTGAAATTAATAGATATCCATATATTGAGGCTTTAGAAAACGTAGATGAAGTTATCCAAGTAGCTAAAGATACAGAAGCTATTGTTGTTTACACACTAGTTAAACCGGAAATAAGAAAATATATGGAAGCAAAAATTAAAGAGTATGAAATCAAATCTGTAGATATCATGGGACCATTGATGAATATTCTTTTAGATAAAATTGATGAACAGCCTTATTTCGAACCAGGTTTAGTACATCAATTAGATGAGGCTTACTTCAAAAAAATTGATGCAATTGAATTTGCCGTAAAATACGATGATGGTAAAGATCCTAAAGGCTTATCAAAAGCAGATATCGTATTACTAGGGATTTCTAGAACGTCCAAAACCCCACTTTCACAATATCTTGCACATAAAAGTTATAAAGTGATGAATATACCTATTGTTCCAGAAGTAACGCCACCAGACGACTTATTTAGTGTTGACCCATCAAAATGCATTGCCTTAAAAATAAGTGAGGAAAAGCTAAACCGTATTCGTAAAGAACGTTTGAAACAACTCGGTTTAGGTGACAGTGCAAGATATGCGACTGAACAACGTATTGAAGAAGAATTAAATTACTTCCATGAACTTGTGGATAAGATAGGTTGTCCGGTTATTGATGTTTCTGATAAAGCGATAGAAGAAACTGCAAATGATATTATTAGCATTATTGAGCAAAATAGTTTCAAAAATCAATGA
- the recO gene encoding DNA repair protein RecO, whose amino-acid sequence MLIKQKGIIIKTVDYGESDKIITILNEHGAKVPLMVRRAKKSKSGLQANTQLFVYGLFIYSKWKGMGTLSSVDVIDQNYNLRLDIYESSFASLSAETIDRSIESDEISQYSYDLLHFVLSKIKDGVSAQLMSVVVLLKCMTKFGFNAIFDKCVITDNDDQSRLIGYSFKFDGAISANVRHQDPHALILMNKTLYLLDILQKLPISQMSSLSIHDDVVDEMSELMIMLYSEYAGMFFKSQKLINQLHRLDSNL is encoded by the coding sequence GTGTTAATCAAGCAAAAAGGTATTATTATTAAAACGGTTGATTATGGCGAATCCGATAAAATTATCACAATTTTAAATGAACATGGTGCAAAAGTGCCGCTTATGGTACGAAGAGCTAAAAAAAGCAAAAGTGGTTTACAAGCTAATACACAATTATTTGTGTATGGCTTATTTATTTATTCTAAATGGAAGGGTATGGGAACACTGAGTTCTGTGGATGTAATAGACCAAAATTACAACCTTCGTTTAGACATTTATGAAAGTAGTTTTGCGAGTTTAAGTGCTGAAACAATTGACCGCTCGATTGAAAGTGATGAAATTTCTCAATATAGTTATGATTTATTACATTTTGTATTGTCGAAAATTAAAGACGGTGTATCTGCCCAACTCATGTCAGTCGTTGTTTTATTGAAATGTATGACAAAGTTTGGCTTTAATGCAATTTTTGATAAATGTGTAATCACAGATAATGACGATCAATCTCGTTTAATTGGCTATAGTTTTAAATTTGATGGTGCTATTTCTGCGAATGTGAGACATCAAGATCCACATGCACTCATTTTAATGAATAAAACGCTTTATCTATTGGATATATTGCAAAAATTGCCAATTAGTCAAATGAGTTCTTTGAGTATTCATGATGATGTGGTAGATGAAATGTCAGAGTTAATGATTATGTTATATAGTGAATATGCAGGTATGTTTTTTAAAAGTCAAAAGTTAATTAACCAACTACATAGGTTAGATAGTAATCTTTAA
- the era gene encoding GTPase Era, with the protein MTGHKSGFISIIGRPNVGKSTFVNRVIGHKIAIMSDKAQTTRNKIQGVMTQEDAQIIFLDTPGIHKPKHKLGDYMMRVATNTLSEIDAIMFMVNVNEDIGRGDEYIMDMLKTIKTPVFLVLNKIDLVHPDELMPRIEKYKKYMDFTEIVPISALEGLNVDHFINVIKSYLPEGPKYYPDDQISDHPEQFVVGELIREKILHLTSEEIPHAIGVNVDRMVKEDEDRVRIEATIFVERDSQKGIVIGKGGKKLKEVGKRARQDIEMLLGSKVYLELWVKVQKDWRNKVNFIRQMGYLEDRD; encoded by the coding sequence ATGACAGGACATAAATCAGGATTTATATCAATTATAGGTAGACCCAATGTTGGGAAATCTACATTTGTTAACCGTGTAATCGGACATAAGATAGCTATTATGTCTGATAAAGCACAAACGACAAGAAACAAAATTCAAGGCGTTATGACACAAGAAGATGCTCAAATCATTTTCTTAGATACACCTGGTATTCATAAACCGAAACATAAATTAGGCGACTATATGATGCGTGTCGCTACGAACACGTTATCTGAAATAGATGCTATTATGTTCATGGTAAATGTAAATGAAGATATAGGTCGTGGTGATGAGTATATTATGGATATGCTTAAAACAATTAAAACACCTGTCTTTTTAGTATTAAATAAAATTGATTTAGTACACCCAGATGAACTTATGCCAAGAATTGAAAAATACAAAAAATATATGGATTTCACTGAAATTGTACCGATTTCAGCATTGGAAGGCTTAAATGTAGATCATTTTATAAATGTAATAAAATCTTATCTACCAGAAGGACCGAAATACTATCCAGACGACCAAATCTCTGATCACCCAGAACAATTTGTTGTAGGCGAGTTAATTCGTGAAAAGATTTTACATTTAACGAGTGAAGAAATCCCTCATGCTATTGGTGTAAATGTAGATCGCATGGTTAAAGAAGATGAAGACAGAGTTCGAATTGAAGCAACAATATTTGTTGAACGAGATTCACAAAAAGGTATTGTTATTGGCAAAGGCGGTAAAAAGCTTAAAGAAGTTGGTAAACGTGCGCGTCAAGATATCGAAATGTTACTAGGATCTAAAGTTTACCTAGAACTTTGGGTAAAAGTCCAAAAAGATTGGCGAAATAAAGTTAACTTTATTCGTCAAATGGGTTATTTAGAAGATAGAGATTAA
- a CDS encoding helix-turn-helix transcriptional regulator translates to MELSKRQQQIVEIVKNNGPITGEHIAERLSLTRATLRPDLAILTMSGILEARPRVGYYYSGKPKNKLLADQLKQYIVKDYASHPVVVKNEMSVYDAICTIFLEDVSTLFVINSNGDFIGVCSRKDLLRASMIGEDIHTMPVNIIMTRMPNLSFILEDERVVFAANLMIEKEIDSLPIVTKKENGKYEVKGRISKTTITKIFVSLLNE, encoded by the coding sequence ATAGAACTAAGTAAAAGACAACAGCAAATAGTTGAAATTGTCAAAAACAACGGTCCTATAACTGGCGAGCATATAGCAGAAAGACTTAGTTTGACACGTGCCACATTAAGACCTGACTTAGCCATTTTAACAATGTCCGGTATTTTAGAAGCTAGGCCACGTGTAGGCTATTATTATTCTGGTAAACCAAAGAATAAATTATTAGCTGATCAATTAAAACAATATATAGTAAAAGATTATGCATCACATCCTGTTGTGGTCAAAAATGAAATGTCAGTTTATGATGCAATATGTACAATATTTTTAGAAGATGTCAGTACATTATTCGTAATCAATAGTAATGGAGATTTTATTGGTGTTTGTTCACGTAAGGATTTATTACGAGCATCTATGATTGGTGAGGATATACACACTATGCCTGTGAATATTATTATGACACGCATGCCGAATTTAAGCTTTATTCTTGAAGATGAAAGAGTCGTTTTTGCAGCGAATTTAATGATTGAAAAAGAGATTGATTCGTTACCCATCGTAACAAAAAAAGAAAATGGCAAGTATGAAGTCAAAGGACGTATATCAAAAACTACAATTACAAAAATCTTTGTCTCATTATTAAACGAATAG